The proteins below are encoded in one region of Hordeum vulgare subsp. vulgare chromosome 3H, MorexV3_pseudomolecules_assembly, whole genome shotgun sequence:
- the LOC123441116 gene encoding uncharacterized protein LOC123441116 has protein sequence MARAFPMGMGVVAVAAVLVLLCAAVSSAAAQPRPPLPKNSHMITPGRFGKRAQVLSCDDTKDGNAPCVATCDKRCPNECVVMCPGCKTYCLCDFYPGVSCGDPRFTGADGNNFYFHGKKDQDFCVISDADLHINAHFIGKRNPAMSRDFTWIQALGIRFADHRLYMGAQKTTKWNNDVDRLEFSFDGESINIAADIGAKWQSSVAPGLTVTRTTVTNGVRVQLKGVFDIMAKVVPITKEDSRIHNYGVTEDDTLAHLDIGFKFYDLTDDVHGVLGQTYRSDYVNKLSVSANMPVMGGVASYISSDIFSTDCKVSRFGLSAGITMVTTAAN, from the exons ATGGCCAGGGCTTTCCCCATGGGAATGGGAGTGGTGGCTGTGGCTGCCGTGCTGGTGCTGCTGTGCGCCGCCGTGTCCTCCGCCGCCGCGCAGCCTCGTCCCCCTCTGCCAAAGAACTCCCACATGATCACCCCAGGGCGGTTTGGGAAGAGGGCCCAGGTGCTCTCCTGCGACGACACCAAGGACGGGAACGCACCCTGCGTCGCCACCTGCGACAAGCGCTGCCCCAACGAGTGCGTCGTCATGTGCCCAGGCTGCAAGACATACTGCT TGTGTGACTTTTATCCCGGGGTGTCATGTGGCGACCCTCGCTTCACCGGTGCCGATGGCAACAACTTCTACTTCCACGGCAAGAAGGACCAGGACTTCTGTGTCATCTCTGATGCTGACCTCCACATCAACGCTCACTTCATCGGCAAGCGCAACCCCGCTATGAGCCGTGACTTCACCTGGATCCAGGCTCTGGGCATCCGGTTTGCTGATCACCGTCTCTACATGGGTGCCCAAAAGACTACCAAGTGGAACAACGACGTCGACCGCCTCGAGTTCTCCTTCGATGGAGAATCGATCAATATCGCTGCAGACATCGGGGCAAAGTGGCAGTCCAGTGTCGCACCCGGGCTGACTGTCACTAGGACCACCGTGACCAACGGTGTGAGGGTCCAGCTTAAGGGTGTGTTCGACATCATGGCTAAGGTGGTTCCCATCACAAAGGAGGACTCCCGCATCCACAACTATGGCGTGACAGAGGATGACACCCTCGCGCATCTGGACATCGGGTTCAAATTCTATGACCTCACCGATGATGTTCACGGTGTCCTCGGCCAGACCTACCGCTCTGACTACGTCAACAAGCTCAGCGTAAGCGCCAACATGCCAGTGATGGGTGGCGTAGCGAGctacatctcctccgacatcttcTCCACCGACTGCAAGGTCTCTAGGTTCGGTCTTAGCGCCGGCATCACCATGGTCACCACCGCGGCCAACTAA
- the LOC123441115 gene encoding uncharacterized protein LOC123441115, giving the protein MAALDHHLLVFILLALAASSSIISAAAAAADNDDVQLRKVAMSQAVKVLSRYSPETTDQETLKRALAVVNREAQRYWKPIFKNVNKVMDSGADHRSKEAAFAVAKELLNRELGQGPNAVKIDFEYV; this is encoded by the coding sequence ATGGCTGCGTTAGACCATCATCTTCTCGTCTTCATCCTTCTCGCCCTTGCCGCCAGCAGCAGCATCATCAGCGCAGCCGCTGCTGCCGCGGACAATGACGACGTGCAGCTGCGGAAGGTAGCCATGTCGCAGGCCGTCAAGGTGCTGTCCCGCTACAGTCCGGAGACCACCGACCAGGAGACGCTGAAGCGGGCTCTGGCGGTGGTGAACCGGGAGGCGCAGCGGTACTGGAAGCCCATCTTCAAGAACGTCAACAAGGTGATGGACAGCGGCGCCGACCACCGCAGCAAGGAGGCGGCGTTCGCCGTGGCCAAGGAGCTGCTCAACCGCGAGCTTGGCCAAGGCCCCAACGCCGTCAAGATCGACTTCGAATATGTgtga